ACCCCACCAGCGCGCAGCTTCGCGGTGAGCGAGGCGGCGAAGGCGGCGCGGTCGACCCCGCGCAGCAGCGGCTGGCTCATCCCGTGCTGCCGGGCTGCCCCAGCGTCGCCCCCTCGACCGCCGCGATGATGCTCGCCCGGTCGTCGGGAGTCTTGGCCAGGGCACTCAGGCTGCGGACGACGTCCTGCGGCACCAGCTCCGCCGCGCCGAGTGCCGCCAGGGCCGACACCCAGTCGATGGTCTCGGCCATCCCGGGTGGCTTGTCCAGGTCCAGGCCGCGCACCCGTCCGACGAACTCGGTGGCCGACCCGATCAGCGGTTCGGTCGCCGCCGGCACGGCGCGGCGCAGGATGTCGGCGGCCCGGGTCGGTTCGGGGAAGTCGATCCAGTGGTAGAGGCAGCGCCGGCGGAGCGCGTCGTGCAGCTCGCGGCTGCGGTTCGACGTCAGGACGACGACGGGACGCCGCTGCGCTACGAAGGTGCCGATCTCCGGGATCGTCACCGAGGCCTCGCCGAGGAACTCGAACAGCAACGCCTCGAACTCGTCGTCCGCCCGGTCGATCTCGTCGATCAGCAGTACCGGCGCGACCGGCCCCTTGGCCCGGATCGCCTGCAGGATGGGGCGTTCCTGCAGGAACTCCTCGGTGAACAGGTCGGCGTCCGACAAGGTCTCGTGCCGTGACTCGGCCAGCCGGATGGCCAGCAGCTGGCGCTGATAGTTCCACTCGTACAGGGCCTCCGAGGCGGTCAGCCCCTCGTAGCACTGCAGCCGGATCAGGTCGGCGCCGAGCGCGCGGGCAAGGGCCTTGGCGGCGGCCGTCTTGCCGACGCCAGGCTCACCCTCGAGCAGCAGCGGCTGCTCGAGGGTCAGGGCCAGGTGCAGCGCGGTCGCCATGCCGTCGTCCACCAGGTAGTCGACGGCGTCGAGCTCACGGCGGACGTCGTCCGCGCTGGTCCACGGCTGGGTCATGAGGCCGCCCCGGCGTCGGGTTCGGCCCGCAGCAGGGCCTGGTAGTCCTCCCAGGTGTCGACGTCGACCGGTACCGGGCCGGGCACGGGCACCTCGCGCACGTCGTAGCGGCCGGAGTGCAGCAGCCGCCAGACTCCCTTGTCTCCGTGCAGGTCGGTGAGGTCGCCGAACACCGTGCGCGCGAACCACATGGGGTGCCCCCAGCCGTCGTCGTACCGGCAGACTGCCACGTCGGGGAGGGTGCTGTCGCCGGCCGCACCGAGCAGGTCGGCGACGGATGACGGCTGGACGCCGGGCTGGTCACCGAGCATCAGCACGAGCCCGTCCGAGGCGGCCTCGACCACGACCAGGCTGGAGGCGATCGACGAGCTGCAGCCCGCGCCGTGGGCCTCGTTGCGGACGACCACCGCGTCGCTCAGGTCCACCTCGGCGCGCACCTGGTCGTAGCTGCCGCCCAGGACGACGACCAGCTGGTCGAACCCGCAGGACCGGGCGGTGGTCAGCGCCGACTCCAGCAGCGGCGCACCGCGGTAGGGCAGGAGCTGCTTGGGCTGCCCCAGCCGGGTCGACGAGCCGGCGGCCAGCACGAGGCCGGTGACCTGCACCGGTCAGGGCCTGACCTGGGCGGAGTACCGGTCCCGGCATCCGGTGGCGCAGAAGTAGTGGTCCCCGTCGCCGTCGTGCAGGTGGATGGCGTCGGCCCCGACCACGACGGTCATCCCGCACACCGGGTCGATGGCGACGTCGGCGACGGGGGCGGGGATCGGGTCGGCGGCGCCCACACCGTCCACCCGGACCGCGCGGACCACGTCGGCCAGGATCGACAGCGCGATCTCCTCGGCGGTGCGCGCCCCGATGTCCAGCCCGACCGGGGTCCGGACCCGGGCGCGCTCGGCGTCGGACAGCCCCATCTCGTCGAGGACCGCTGCCCCCCGGCGCCGGCTGGCCACCAGCCCGATGAAGGGCACGCCGCCGTCGAGCGCCGAGCGGATCGCCTCGACCTCACCACTGCCATGCGAGGCGACGACGACCGCCGTCGCCCCTGGGGTAGAGGTGGTGGAGGCGCCGGTCGGCGCCGTTCGGCCGACGAAGCCGAGCTGCGCGGTCAGCGCCAACAGCGCCGTGGTGATCGGGGTGTCCCCCACCACGCAGACCAGGGGCGCGGGCAGCTGCGGCTCCAGGAAGATCTCGAGCGCGCCGCCGGACAGGCACGGGTTCACCACCACCCGGGCGCTCGGCGAGTCCGGGAAGTGCTCGGCGTCGTCGGGCAGGACGCGCAGCAGCACGGGGTCGCCGTCCGCCAGCGCCTGCAGGGCCGCGGTGCGCACCGAGCCCTGGGCGCAGTGCCCGCCGACGAACCCCTCGATGGTGCCGTCCGCGTGGACGACCGCGTCGTCCCCGGGGCGGGCCGACGTCGGCTCCTGGGCGCGCACGACGGTCGCGTGCACGAACGGCACCCGCGCCGAGGTGAGCTCGGCGACACGAGCGCTCATCCGATGCGTCACGTCACCTCAGATCGGCGGGGTCGCGTTGCCCTGCATGGCGTCCCAGACCCGCGAGGGGGTGAGTGGCATGTCGGCGTGCCGGACGCCGTACGGCTGCAGCGCGTCGATGACGGCGTTCACGATGGCCGGCGGCGAGCCGACCGTCGCGGACTCCCCCACGCCCTTGGCCCCGATCGGGTGGTGCGGTGACGGGGTCACCGTGAAGCCGGTCTCCCAGTCCGGCACCTCCAGCGCGGTGGGGATCAGGTAGTCCATCAGCGAGCCGCCCAGGCAGTTGCCGTCCTCGTCGAACGCGATGATCTCCATCAGCGCCATGCCGACGCCGTCGGTGAGGCCGCCGTGCACCTGACCCTCGATGATCATCGGGTTGATCCGGGTGCCGCAGTCGTCCACCGCGATGAACCGGCGCACCTTCACCTGCGCGGTCCCGGGGTCGATGTCGACCACGCAGATGTACGCGCCGTGCGGGTAGGTGAGGTTCTCCGGGTTGTAGCAGATCTGTGCCTCGAGCCCGCCCTCGACGCCGTCCGGCAGGTCGCCGGCGCCGTGCGCCCGCATCGCGATCTCCTGGATGGTCACCGCCTTCGTCGGGTCGCCCTTGACGTGGAAGGAACCCTTGTCCCAGTCCAGGTCTGCGACCGACACCTCGAGCATCCCGGAGGCGATGATCCGTGCCTTGTCCCGGACCTTGCGGGCCACCAGGGCCGCTGCCGCTCCGGAGACCGGCGTCGAGCGGCTGCCATACGTGCCCAGCCCGAAGGGCGTCTGGTCGGTGTCCCCGTGCACGACGTCGATGTCGGCGGGCGGGATGCCGATCTCCTCCGCCACGATCTGGGCGAACGTGGTCTCGTGCCCCTGCCCCTGGGACTGCACGGACAGCCGGACGACGGCCTTGCCCGTCGGGTGCACCCGCAGCTCGCAGCCGTCGGCCATGCCGAGGCCCAGGATGTCCATGTCCTTGCGGGGTCCGGCGCCGACCGCCTCGGTGAAGAACGCGACGCCGATGCCCATCAGCTCACCGCGCTCGCGCTTCTCGGCCTGCTCGCGGCGCAGCTCGTCGTAGCCCGCGATCCGCATCGCCTCGCGCATGGTGGGCTCGTAGTCGCCGGAGTCGTACACCCAGCCGGTCTTCGTCGTGTACGGGAACTGGTCGGGCTGGATGAAGTTCTTGATCCGCAGGGCGACCGGGTCCATGGCGAGCTCCAGCGCCAGGCAGTCCACGATGCGCTCGACCAGGTACACGGCCTCGGTGATCCGGAACGAACAGGCGTAGGCGACGCCACCGGGGGCCTTGTTGGTGTAGACGGCCGTCATGTGGCAGTAGGCGGCCTCGATGTCGTAGCTGCCGGTGAACACGCCGAAGAAGCCGGCCGGGTACTTCACCGGCGCAGCGGTGCCGTTGAACGCTCCGTGGTCGGCGAGCACGTTGGTGCGGATCGCGAGGATCTTGCCGTCGCGGGTCGCCGCGATCTCACCGCGCATCACGTAGTCGCGGGCGAAGCCGGTGCTGACCAGGTTCTCCGACCGGTCCTCCATCCACTTCACCGGCTTGCCGGTGACGATGCTGCCGACGATGGAGCACACGTAGCCCGGGTAGATCGGCACCTTGTTGCCGAACCCGCCGCCGATGTCCGGCGAGATGACCCGGATCTTGTGCTCGGGAAGACCGGCCACGATGGCGTACAGGGTGCGGTGGGCGTGCGGCGCTTGGGACGTCGACCACAGGGTGAGGCGGCCGTCGATCCGGTCGTAGTCGGCGACGGACCCGCAGGTCTCCATGGGCGCCGGGTGCACGCGGGGGTAGACGATGTCCTGGCTCACCACGACGTCGGCGCGGGCGAAGGCGGCCTCGGTGGCCGCCGCATCGCCGGTCTCCCAGTCGAAGCAGTGGTTGTTCGTCTTGCCCTCGAGGTCGTCCCGGATCACCGGCGCGTCGTCCGCGAGCGCCGTCCGGACGTCGATGACGGGCTGGAGCATGTCGTACTCGACGTCGATCAGCTCGAGCGCGTCCCTTGCGGCGTAACGGTCCTCGGCGACGACGAAGGCGACCTCCTGGCCTTGGAAGCGGACCTTGTCGGTGGCCAGCACCGCCTGGACGTCGTTGGACAGCGTCGGCATCCACGCCAGGCCGAGCCCGGCCAGCGTCTCACCGGTGACGACGGCCTTGACCTTCGGGTGCGCCTCGGCCGCGCTGGTGTCGATGCTGACGATCCGCGCGTGGGCGACCGGTGAGCGCAGGATCGCCAGGTGCAGCATCCCGGGCAGCTGGACGTCGTCGAGGTAGTGCCCCTTGCCGCGCAGGAAGCGTGGGTCCTCCTTGCGCAGCATCCGGCCGTGCCCGACGGGGGTCTGGTCGTTGTCGTCGTACGTGCGCGGCGGGCGGTTCTCGACGGTGGTCACGACTCGCTCCCGGCGCCGACGGTCTGCGGGGTCTCGCTGCCACCGGAGGGGTCGGCCTCTTCCAGGACCCGTTCGACGACCTCGTCGCCGGTGAGGGCGCCGGAGGCGGCGGCAGCCGCTGCGGCTCGTTCGTGGTCGGCGGCCCAGTGGATGGAGCGCACGATGGTCGCGTAGCCGGTGCAGCGGCAGATCTGACCGGAGATGGCCTCGCGGATCTCGCCGTCGGTGGGGTCGGGGTTGCGGTCGAGCAGGGCGCGGGCGGTCATCATCATGCCGGGGGTGCAGAAGCCGCACTGCAGTCCGTGGCAGTTCATGAAGCCCTGCTGCACCGGGTCCAGCTCGGTGCCCTTCTCGAGCCCCTCGACGGTGCGGACCTCGTGTCCGCCGGCCATCGCGGCCAGCACGGTGCAGGACTTGACCGGCTCGTCGTCCAGCCAGACGACGCAGGTGCCGCAGTTGCTGGTGTCGCAGCCCCAGTGGGTGCCGGTCAGGCCGAGGTGGTCGCGCAGGTAGTGCACGAGGAGCAGGCGCCCCTCGATCTCGCTGGTGACCTCGTCGCCGTTGACGCTCATCGTGACCTGCATGCTCAGGACTCCTCACCGGTGGCGCGGGCGACGGCGCGGCGCAGGGCCCGTCGGGTCAGCTCGTCGGCGAGATGACGCTTGTACTCGACGCTGCCGCGTCCGTCCGCCGTCGGCCGGCAGCTCTGCGCGGCGATGGCACCGGCGCTGGCGTAGGCCTCCTCGCTGGGGACCTGGCCGCGCAGGGCCTGCGAGACGGCTGCGATGCCGGTGGTGTTGGGCCCGACGGCGGCCAGTCCGACCCGGGCGTCGCTGATCACGCCGCCGTCCAGCCAGACGGCCGCGCCGGCGGAGACCACGGCCCAGTCCCCGGCCCGGCGCTCGACCTTCTCGTAGGCGCTGGAGCCGCCCGGGCGGATCGGTAGCCGGACCTCGACGAGCATCTCGTCGTCCGCCACGGCGGTCTCGTAGGGGCCGCGGTGGAACTCGTCCATCGTGACCACCCGCTCCCCGGAGCTGCTGCGGATCACGCACTCGGCGGCCAGCGTGGTGCAGACCGCCGACAGGTCCTCGGACGGGTCCGCCTGGCACAGCGAGCCACCGAGCGTCCCGCGGTTGCGGACGATCGGGTCGGCGATCACCCGCTCCGCGTCGCGGACGATCGGGAAGTGCGCCGCGAGGTCGTCCGACTCGAGGAGCTCGCGGTGCCGGGCCATCGCACCGATCCTGATCCGGGTCGGCTCGACCGTGATGTAGCCGAGCTCGTCGTGCAGGTCGTTGATGTCGATCAGGTACTCGAGGTTGGCCAGCCGCAGCTTCATCATCGGCAGCAGGCTGTGCCCACCGGCGACGAGCCGGGATCCGCTGCCGAGCCGTTCCAGCAGTCCGATCGCGTGGTCGACGCTGGTGGCGCGCTCGTAGTCGAAGGGGGCGGGAACCTGCATGGCGGTGCTCCTCGCTGCCGGAGGGCGTCATCGACCTCGACGTGGCCGAAGTATGCGCCCCTACCCGACTCCGCTGTCAACGGTCACCTAAGCGATTACTTAGGTGGCCGTTGACAGTCGGTCCTGAGGGGCCGACGCTGCCGGTCCGTACGTGCAGGCGAAGGAGCCGTCGTGGCGGGACCGAGGTGGCTGGATGCGGTGCTCGCTGCCGTGATGGTCTTGTCCGCCCTGGTGCACGGTGGACGGCTGCTGCGCGCGTCCCGCACGCGGGAGACGGCGCCGGCGCGCATGGACGTCGACGTCGCGCACGTGGCGATGAGCACCGCGATGGCGACCATGCTGACGGTCGGGCTGGGCGCCGGCGCGTCGCTCGTGTGCGCTGCCGCCTTCGTCCCGTTGACCTGCTACTTCGTGGCGCGGGCGAGCCAGTCGCTGACCGCGCCACAGGCCGCGGCGCGCTCGCGCCTGGCCGGTGCCGCGGCGCCCGTGCGGCACGCGACCGGCGGGTTCGCGATGGTCTTCATGCTGGTGACGGGCGCCGGCCTGGCGGTCACGGCGGGGTCTGTGCCCTCCGGCCACGTGCACACCGCCCTCGCGGCGTCGACGTCCCTGACGTCCGCCGGTCCGGTTGCGAGCTCGTCGACGCCCGGCCCGGTGAGCGTCGTCCTGGTCGGTCTGCTGCTGGGGACGGCGCTGTGGCAGCTCGCCGGAGCCCGCCGGCCCTCGCTGCGGGAGGGCTGCCAGGTGACGATGGGCCTCACCATGGCCTACATGCTGGTGGTCATGGCCTGACGCTGTGGAGCCACTGGGTAGCGTGGCGGCATGCGCATCGCCATCGCGGGAGCCCACGGTCAGATCGGTCTTCGACTCGGCAGCCTGCTGGCCGGCCGTGGCGACCTGGTGGTCGGGCTGCACCGCAAGCCGGAGCAGGAGCAGGCCCTGCGGGCCGCGGGGGTGAGTCCGTCCCTGCTGGACCTCGAGGCGACGACGGTGGACGAGCTGGGCGATGCGATCGACGGGTGCGACGCCGTGGTCTTCGCCGCCGGCGCCGGGCCGGGCAGCGGTCTGGCGCGCAAGGACACGGTCGACCGGGCGGCGGCGCTGCTGCTGGCGGACGCGGCCGAGCGGGCAGGCGTGCGCCGGTACGTCCTGGTGTCGTCCACGGGGGTTGACCGGGTCCGGGACGGCGCCACGCCCGACGGGATGGACGACGTGTTCGTCGCCTACCTGCGGGCCAAGCTGGCCGCGGAGGACGACGTGCGCGGGCGTGACCTCGACTGGACCGTCCTGCGTCCCGGCCGGCTCACCGACGAGCCAGGGACCGGGTCGGTGACGCTGTCGGACGCGGTGCAGTACGGCGACGTCCCCCGCGACGACGTCGCCGCGGTGGTCGTGGCGCTGCTTGACGAGCCGCGGTCCGCGGGACTGGTGCTTGAGCTGGTCCGCGGTGACGTGCCGATCCGGCAGGCGGTCGCGGACGCCGTCCGCTGACGATCAGGAGGCAGCCGCCTCCGGGACGCCGTGGTCGGCCACCCAGGCCCAGACCAGCAACGCCTCGGCCCTCCTCGAGCGACCCTCGTCGCCCGCGGTGCCACCCCGGCACGCGCAGCGGCCCTCGAGGTGGGCCAGCGACCCGACCTGCTGGCGCAGTGCGCACTCCCGGTGCTCGTAGTGCAGCTCGGCGCCGGAGGCCGTCAGGACCGGGATCGCGGTACCGCTGTCGCCGGCGACGAAGGCCTCGCCGCACCCCAGGCACTCCTGCCCGACGGGGACGTCGATCTGCAGCGCAGTGAGCAGCTGCCCCTCGTCGTCGTAGCAGTCGGCCGACCTCCACGGATCACCGAACCAGCCGTGCAGCTCCTTCCTTATCGCCAGATCGTCACCTGCAGTCTCCATCGCGGTGTCATGGCTCATACCCGTCGATGCTGCCACCGTGCACGACCCCTGACCAGAGGGCAGCACCACGTAACGTGGGAGCCGGGAGGAACTCATGGCCAAGCTCATCTACTCGGCGATCGCCTCGCTGGACGGCTACGTGGCGGATGCCGACGGCGGCTTCGACTGGGCCGCCCCCGACGAGGAGGTGCACCGGTTCGTCAACGACCTCGAGCGGCCGATCGGCACCTACCTGTACGGCCGTCGGATGTACGACGTGATGGCGGTCTGGGACAACGACCCGTTCCTAGCGGGGCAGCCGGAGGTCATCCTCGACTACGCACGGATCTGGCGAGCCGCGGACAAGGTGGTCTTCTCCCGCACCCTCGACGGCGTGACGGGCTCGCGGATCCGGATAGAACGCGACTTCGACCCGGCCGCCGTCCGCCGACTGAAGGAGTCCGCCACGGCCGACCTCAGCATCGGTGGTCCGGAGCTCGCCGGCCAGGCGCTCGGCGCCGGGCTGGTGGACGAGGTGCACCTGATCCTGTGCCCGGTCCTGGTCGGCGGCGGGAACGCCGCTCTGCCGGCTGACGTCCGACTGCCGCTGAGGCTGGTGTCATCCCAGCGGTTCGGCAGCGGCGTCGTCCACCTGCACTACGAGGTCGTGGCCGGTGGAGCCGGTCCGTCCTGAGTCGCACCGTCCTTGCGGCTGAACACGAAGGCGATGAAGGCCAGGGCCGTCGCGGGCAGCAGCAGGATCCCGATCGAGAGCAGGCCGAGCAGCATGCACAGGGTGAACAGGATGGCGGCGACGAGGATCATCCAGCTCCGGCCGGTCATCGCCCCGCCGACGCTGAGCGCGCACGCGATGACCACCGCGGCGGCGTAGCCCCACGCCACGCCGACGTCGTCCTGCTGGGAGAGCACGAGGCCGTAGACCACGAGGAAGAGCACGCCGAACACCGCGGCGACCACGGCCGGCCTCCCGGCGCGGGCGGAGGTCGGGTTCAAGCGCGACGCTCCCCGACGGCCTTCTTGACCAGGAAGAAGGGCAGCACGAACGCGGCGATGGCACCCGCGAGCCAGATGATCAACGCGGCCAGGATCCAGGTCGTGAGGCCGTCGATCGTGATGCCGTCCGAGATCAGCACCGTGACGATCAGCGCGACGAGCGTCGAGACGATGCCGACGCCACCACTGAAGGCAGAAGCGTTCTTCTGCACCATGTTGGTCATCATGGGCGACAGGATCGCCTGGACGAGAGCGAAGATCACGGCCACCAGGATGTAGTCCCGCGCGTCCACGGTCAGGTCGGTCAGCAGCAGGTTGGCCACGATGATGCCGATCAGGGCCGACAGGAAGTACACCAGGATGCGGATCAGGAATCGGATCACACGGGTCACGGTAGTCCCGTTGATCACCGACGTCGATAGCGACAGGCTGGGGCGATGGGCAAACCACCAGAGGACGTCGACGCGTACCTCGAGACGTTCCCCGACGACGTCCGGGATGTCCTCGGGCGGATCCGCCGGACCGCGCACGACGCGGTGCCAGGGGCGACCGAGAAGATCAGCTACGGCATACCGACGCTGGTCCTGGACGGGCGCAGCCTCGTGCACTTCGCCGGCTGGAAGCAGCACGTCAGCCTCTACCCCGCGCCCGACGATCACGCTCTGGCGCAACGGATCGAGCCGTACCACAACGGCAAGGGCACGCTGCGCTTCCCGCTGGACCGACCGGTCCCCTACGACCTCGTGGCGGACGTGGTGCGCGCGCTGGCCGCGTCCCGGGCGGACTAGCTAGCCCTGCGGGCGGCCGGCGATGTTGACCAGCCAGGCGACCCCGAACCGGTCCGTGCACATCCCGAAGCTGTCACCCCACGGCGCCTGCTCGAGCGGGACGGCGACCGTCCCGCCGGCCGAGAGCCCGTCCCAGTAGCGGCGCAGCTCGGCGTCGTCGTCCCCGCTGAGCGACACGGAGATCGCCGTGCCCGGGGTGTACTCCATGTGGTTCGGCGTGTCCGCAGCCATCAGGGTCAGCCCGGCCGGCGTCTCCAGCATCGAGTGCATGACCTTGTCCTGCTCGGCCGGGTCCTCGCTCGCCTGCATCTCGCCGAAGGTGCTCAGCGTGAGCTCGCCGCCGAGCACGGACTGGTAGAACTCCATGGCCTCACGGGCGTTGTCGCGGAATCCGAGGTACGGGTTCAGACGGTGGCTCATGGGCGGTCTCCTCCGGTCGACGTCGTCTCGCTACCTCACATCCTGCCCATCCTGGCTGCCCAGCAGAAGGGCCACGTGGTCCGGCACGTAGCGCAGCTGGTCGCGGGGCGGACGCTGGTAGCCCTCCGGCTCAGGACGCTCGGGCAGGTCGATCGGCGCCCCCTGCACGGGCCGGTACGGAATCGTCGAGAGCAGGTGGGCGATCATGTTCAACCGTGCACTGCGCTTGTCGTCGCTCTCGACCACGAACCACGGGCTGCGCTCGGTGTCGGTGTGCTCGAACATCTCGTCCTTGGCCCGCGAGTAGTCCTCCCACCGGGTGATCGACTCGAGGTCCATCGGGGACAGCTTCCACTGCCGCAAGGGGTCCCGCAGCCGGGACTCGAACCGGCGCTGCTGCTCGGTGTCGCTCACCGAGAACCAGTACTTGCGCACCAGGATGCCGTCCTCGATCAGCATGTCCTCGAAGGCGGGGCACTGGCGTAGGAACAGGTGGTGCTGGGCAGGCGTGCAGAACCCCATGACCCGCTCGACCCCGGCCCGGTTGTACCAGGAGCGGTCGAACAGGACGATCTCGCCCGCGGCCGGCAGGTGCTCGACGTACCGCTGGAAGTACCACTGCGACTTCTCGCGCTCCGTCGGCGCGGGCAGCGCGGCGATGCGCACGACGCGGGGGCTCAGGTACTGCGTGATGCGGGTGATCACGCCACCCTTCCCCGCTGCGTCGCGACCCTCGAAGACGACCACGACCCGGCTTCCGGTGTCCTTCGCCCACAGCTGCAGCGTGACGAGCTCGGCCTGCAGCCGGGACAGCTCGGCCTCGTAGACCTTCTTGGTCAGCTTCGTCATCGGGCCTCCCACCCGTGGGCGTTCACGCTCGGCGCTTGGCGTTGGTGCTGGCGTCGGGGACGAGCTCCACGTGCGGGCGCGACTGCCAGAGCGCCCACTCGGCGCTGACCTCCCCGGCGGTACGGATCAGCCGGGGCAGGTGCTCGTCGAGCAGCCGCTCGGTGGACGTCTCGGCCGCGTGCACGGTCACGTTCATCGCGGCCCGGACGGCGCCCGCGCCGTCGCGCACCGGCACGGCGATCGAGCGCACCCCCGGCGCGAGCTCCTCGTCGGCCAGCGCCCAGCCCCTGGCCCGCACCTGGACGAGGTCGTCGGCGAGCTGCTGCGGGGAGCGCCCGATCGACGGCGGCAGGCCCGAGCGGCTCGGCTCGACCAGCGCGGCGTCCAGCTCGGCGGGCGTCAGCGCCGCCAGCAGCACCTTGCCCTGGGACGTCGACACGGCCGGGAAGCGGGTGCCGATCTCGACCCGCAGCGCGATCAGCTTGGGCACCGACACGCGGGCGACGTAGACGATGTCGGACCCGTCGAGCTGCGCCATGGACGACGACTCCCCGGTCCGGGCGACCAGGTCCTGCAGGTGCGGACGGGCGATGTCCCACATCCCCTGCGAGGCGATGTAGGCCATACCGAGCGCGAGCACCCGCGGGGTCGGCTCGAACACGCCGTCCACCGAGCGGACGAAACCCAGCTCCTCCAACGTCTTCAGCAGCCGCCGCGCCGTCGGACGGGCCAGTCCGGCGGCCGCCGCGACCTCGCTCAGCGACAGCCGTCGGTGATCCACGTCGAAGCAGGTCAGGATGTCCAGCCCGCGGGCCAGCGCCTCGACGAAGTCCGGACCCGTCCCCCGCCCTGCCATCTGCTCGCTCAGCTCCCGTCGTCCGCAGTCAGCCCGAAGACGCTGCCACGGGCCTGGTGCGTGGAGTCCGACTTGTAGGCCGTGTACTGGTACGGGTTGTCCAGCACCTCGTCGCGCGGCCGGTCCGGGTTCATGCCACCGGTCCAGTCGTCCTCGCCGAGCGTCGAGCGCAGGTACTCCACGGTCTGCTCCACCTCGCTGCGCACGGCGGCGAGGTCGGCGCCGACCAGGCGGTGCTGGTACTTGACCACGCGACCGTCGACCAGGACGGTGTGCACGTCGCCGCGCTGGGCCTGGAACGCCACGTGGCCGTAGGGGTTCAGCAGCGGGAACGACACCGGCGAGCCGTCGTTCTTGATCAGCACGACGTCGGCCTTCTTGCCCGGCTCGAGGCTGCCCAGGTCGTCGCGGCCGAGGGCCTGCGCCCCGCCGCGGGTCGCCCACTGCACGACGTGCTCGGCCCGCAGGTGCACGTTGGTCACCGTGTCGCCCTTGATGTGGGCCTCGAGGTGCTCGCGGGAACGGTCCGCGCCGAGCGTGGTCCGCATGGCGGAGAACAGGTCCCCGCTCCACCAGACGCTCGTGTCCATCGACAGGGACACCGGGA
This DNA window, taken from Angustibacter luteus, encodes the following:
- a CDS encoding dihydrofolate reductase family protein; protein product: MAKLIYSAIASLDGYVADADGGFDWAAPDEEVHRFVNDLERPIGTYLYGRRMYDVMAVWDNDPFLAGQPEVILDYARIWRAADKVVFSRTLDGVTGSRIRIERDFDPAAVRRLKESATADLSIGGPELAGQALGAGLVDEVHLILCPVLVGGGNAALPADVRLPLRLVSSQRFGSGVVHLHYEVVAGGAGPS
- a CDS encoding xanthine dehydrogenase family protein subunit M — its product is MQVPAPFDYERATSVDHAIGLLERLGSGSRLVAGGHSLLPMMKLRLANLEYLIDINDLHDELGYITVEPTRIRIGAMARHRELLESDDLAAHFPIVRDAERVIADPIVRNRGTLGGSLCQADPSEDLSAVCTTLAAECVIRSSSGERVVTMDEFHRGPYETAVADDEMLVEVRLPIRPGGSSAYEKVERRAGDWAVVSAGAAVWLDGGVISDARVGLAAVGPNTTGIAAVSQALRGQVPSEEAYASAGAIAAQSCRPTADGRGSVEYKRHLADELTRRALRRAVARATGEES
- a CDS encoding NAD(P)-binding oxidoreductase encodes the protein MRIAIAGAHGQIGLRLGSLLAGRGDLVVGLHRKPEQEQALRAAGVSPSLLDLEATTVDELGDAIDGCDAVVFAAGAGPGSGLARKDTVDRAAALLLADAAERAGVRRYVLVSSTGVDRVRDGATPDGMDDVFVAYLRAKLAAEDDVRGRDLDWTVLRPGRLTDEPGTGSVTLSDAVQYGDVPRDDVAAVVVALLDEPRSAGLVLELVRGDVPIRQAVADAVR
- a CDS encoding DUF5134 domain-containing protein, which codes for MAGPRWLDAVLAAVMVLSALVHGGRLLRASRTRETAPARMDVDVAHVAMSTAMATMLTVGLGAGASLVCAAAFVPLTCYFVARASQSLTAPQAAARSRLAGAAAPVRHATGGFAMVFMLVTGAGLAVTAGSVPSGHVHTALAASTSLTSAGPVASSSTPGPVSVVLVGLLLGTALWQLAGARRPSLREGCQVTMGLTMAYMLVVMA
- a CDS encoding aerobic carbon-monoxide dehydrogenase large subunit; this translates as MLRKEDPRFLRGKGHYLDDVQLPGMLHLAILRSPVAHARIVSIDTSAAEAHPKVKAVVTGETLAGLGLAWMPTLSNDVQAVLATDKVRFQGQEVAFVVAEDRYAARDALELIDVEYDMLQPVIDVRTALADDAPVIRDDLEGKTNNHCFDWETGDAAATEAAFARADVVVSQDIVYPRVHPAPMETCGSVADYDRIDGRLTLWSTSQAPHAHRTLYAIVAGLPEHKIRVISPDIGGGFGNKVPIYPGYVCSIVGSIVTGKPVKWMEDRSENLVSTGFARDYVMRGEIAATRDGKILAIRTNVLADHGAFNGTAAPVKYPAGFFGVFTGSYDIEAAYCHMTAVYTNKAPGGVAYACSFRITEAVYLVERIVDCLALELAMDPVALRIKNFIQPDQFPYTTKTGWVYDSGDYEPTMREAMRIAGYDELRREQAEKRERGELMGIGVAFFTEAVGAGPRKDMDILGLGMADGCELRVHPTGKAVVRLSVQSQGQGHETTFAQIVAEEIGIPPADIDVVHGDTDQTPFGLGTYGSRSTPVSGAAAALVARKVRDKARIIASGMLEVSVADLDWDKGSFHVKGDPTKAVTIQEIAMRAHGAGDLPDGVEGGLEAQICYNPENLTYPHGAYICVVDIDPGTAQVKVRRFIAVDDCGTRINPMIIEGQVHGGLTDGVGMALMEIIAFDEDGNCLGGSLMDYLIPTALEVPDWETGFTVTPSPHHPIGAKGVGESATVGSPPAIVNAVIDALQPYGVRHADMPLTPSRVWDAMQGNATPPI
- a CDS encoding (2Fe-2S)-binding protein; translated protein: MQVTMSVNGDEVTSEIEGRLLLVHYLRDHLGLTGTHWGCDTSNCGTCVVWLDDEPVKSCTVLAAMAGGHEVRTVEGLEKGTELDPVQQGFMNCHGLQCGFCTPGMMMTARALLDRNPDPTDGEIREAISGQICRCTGYATIVRSIHWAADHERAAAAAAASGALTGDEVVERVLEEADPSGGSETPQTVGAGSES
- a CDS encoding nucleotidyltransferase family protein, producing MQVTGLVLAAGSSTRLGQPKQLLPYRGAPLLESALTTARSCGFDQLVVVLGGSYDQVRAEVDLSDAVVVRNEAHGAGCSSSIASSLVVVEAASDGLVLMLGDQPGVQPSSVADLLGAAGDSTLPDVAVCRYDDGWGHPMWFARTVFGDLTDLHGDKGVWRLLHSGRYDVREVPVPGPVPVDVDTWEDYQALLRAEPDAGAAS
- a CDS encoding XdhC family protein yields the protein MSARVAELTSARVPFVHATVVRAQEPTSARPGDDAVVHADGTIEGFVGGHCAQGSVRTAALQALADGDPVLLRVLPDDAEHFPDSPSARVVVNPCLSGGALEIFLEPQLPAPLVCVVGDTPITTALLALTAQLGFVGRTAPTGASTTSTPGATAVVVASHGSGEVEAIRSALDGGVPFIGLVASRRRGAAVLDEMGLSDAERARVRTPVGLDIGARTAEEIALSILADVVRAVRVDGVGAADPIPAPVADVAIDPVCGMTVVVGADAIHLHDGDGDHYFCATGCRDRYSAQVRP
- a CDS encoding MoxR family ATPase → MTQPWTSADDVRRELDAVDYLVDDGMATALHLALTLEQPLLLEGEPGVGKTAAAKALARALGADLIRLQCYEGLTASEALYEWNYQRQLLAIRLAESRHETLSDADLFTEEFLQERPILQAIRAKGPVAPVLLIDEIDRADDEFEALLFEFLGEASVTIPEIGTFVAQRRPVVVLTSNRSRELHDALRRRCLYHWIDFPEPTRAADILRRAVPAATEPLIGSATEFVGRVRGLDLDKPPGMAETIDWVSALAALGAAELVPQDVVRSLSALAKTPDDRASIIAAVEGATLGQPGSTG